The genomic window CCGAGGCGCCGGCGACCGTCGCTTCGGACACCCCCGTCGCGGAACTCTTCGCTCCCTGCTCGACCAGTGGTGCGGACGTCGCCGTCACCGACGCGGAGGGCGGCGTCATAGGTGTCGTCCCGCGTGAGCGGCTGCTCGCGGCGCTCGGCGAGGATCCCAGGGTCGAGCCGCAGGCCGAGACCCGGGTTCCGGCCGCCCGGCCCGAGGCCACGGAGGAGAAGGTGATCGCCGGTGCCTAGGATCTCCTTCGGTTCGTGGGTCGAGGACGCGGTCGACTGGCTCCAGTCGAACCTCACCTGGTTCTTCGACGCCATCAAGGCCGTGCTCGGCGGGATGTACGACGGCGTGAACGCCGTGCTGGGCGGCGGCGAACCGCTGCTGATGGCCGCCATCTTCGCCGTCATCGCCTTCTGGCTGCGCGGTGTGATCCCCGCCGTGCTCACGTTCGTGGGCTTCGCGTTCATCGATTCCCTCGCCCTCTGGGACGAGGCGATGGACACGCTGTCACTGGTCGTCGTGGCCGCCGTCATCACGATCGTGATCGCGGTGCCCACCGGCATCTGGGCCGCGCGCAACAGCAGGGTCGGCGCCGCGCTGCGGCCGGTGCTGGACGTCATGCAGACGATGCCCGCCTTCGTCTACCTGATCCCCGGCGTCATGTTCTTCGGCGTGGGCGTCACCCCCGGTGTCATCGCCACGATCGTCTTCGCGATGCCGCCCGGCGTCCGGATGACCGAGCTCGGCATCCGCCAGGTCGACGGCGAGCTGGTCGAGGCCGCCGAGGCCTTCGGCACCAGGCCCAACCACACCCTCACCCGGGTGCAGCTGCCGCTCGCCCTGCCGACGATCATGGCCGGAATCAACCAGGTCATCATGCTGGCCCTGTCGATGGTCGTCATCGGCGGCATGGCCGGCGCCGGCGGCCTCGGCGAGAAGGTGTACGCGGCGATCACCCAGCTCCAGGTCGGCCTCGCCGCCGAGAGCGGCATCGCCGTCGTCATCCTCGCCATGTACCTGGACCGGATGACCGGCGCGCTCAACGAGCGGGTCTCCCCGCTCGGCCGCCGTGCCGCCGCCAAGGTCGCCGCCGGTGCCCGGAAGCTGAAGTTCACGCACTACAAGCCGGGTACCGCCATCGCGATGACCGGTGTCGTCGTCCTCGCGCTCGTCGCGGGCGGCCTCAACATCGCGGGGTCCTCGGACTCGGGCGCCTCGCAGGCCGGCGGAAGCACCGACGTCGGCAAGGGCCAGAAGATCAACATGGGGTACATCCCCTGGGACGAGGGCATCGCCTCCACGTTCCTGTGGAAGGAGATCCTGGAACAGCGCGGCTTCGAGACCGGGATGACCCAGCTCGACGCAGGGCCGCTGTACTCCGGTGTCGCCCGCGGCGACATCGACTTCCAGACGGACTCCTGGCTGCCGACCACGCACAAGGACTACTGGGACAAGTACAGCGACCAGCTGGACGACCTCGGTTCCTGGTACGGGCCCACCTCGCTGGAGCTGACGGTTCCCTCGTACGTCAAGGGCATCGACTCCCTCGAGGACCTCAAGGGTCAGGGCAAGAAGTTCGACGGCAAGATCATCGGCATCGAGTCGAGCGCCGGGATGATGGGCACCCTGAACAAGAAGGTGCTCAAGGCGTACGGCCTGGAGGGCGAGTACAAGGTCGTCTCCTCCAGCACCTCATCGATGCTGGCCGAGCTCAACGCCTCCATCAAGAAGAAGGAGCCGGTCGTGGTGACCCTGTGGTCGCCGCACTGGGCCTACGGCAAGCACGACCTGAAGAAGCTCAAGGACCCGAAGGGTGCCTGGGGCAAGGGCGAAGAGGTCCACACGGTCGCGCACAAGGGCTTCGCGAAGAAGTCGCCCGCCGTCGCCAAGTGGCTCAAGGACTTCAAGCTCACCGAGAAGCAGCTCACGAGCCTCGAGAACGAGATCCAGAACGCCGGTCAGGGCCAGGAGCAGGACGGCGTCCGCACCTGGCTGAAGAAGAACCCCGGTCTCGTCGACAAGCTGGCGCCGGTGCCGGGCGGCGGCTCGCAGCGGGGCAAGGACGCGGGCAAGACCGTCAACATGGGGTACTTCCCGTGGGACGAGGCCATCGCCTCCACCT from Streptomyces sp. NBC_01341 includes these protein-coding regions:
- a CDS encoding ABC transporter permease/substrate binding protein gives rise to the protein MPRISFGSWVEDAVDWLQSNLTWFFDAIKAVLGGMYDGVNAVLGGGEPLLMAAIFAVIAFWLRGVIPAVLTFVGFAFIDSLALWDEAMDTLSLVVVAAVITIVIAVPTGIWAARNSRVGAALRPVLDVMQTMPAFVYLIPGVMFFGVGVTPGVIATIVFAMPPGVRMTELGIRQVDGELVEAAEAFGTRPNHTLTRVQLPLALPTIMAGINQVIMLALSMVVIGGMAGAGGLGEKVYAAITQLQVGLAAESGIAVVILAMYLDRMTGALNERVSPLGRRAAAKVAAGARKLKFTHYKPGTAIAMTGVVVLALVAGGLNIAGSSDSGASQAGGSTDVGKGQKINMGYIPWDEGIASTFLWKEILEQRGFETGMTQLDAGPLYSGVARGDIDFQTDSWLPTTHKDYWDKYSDQLDDLGSWYGPTSLELTVPSYVKGIDSLEDLKGQGKKFDGKIIGIESSAGMMGTLNKKVLKAYGLEGEYKVVSSSTSSMLAELNASIKKKEPVVVTLWSPHWAYGKHDLKKLKDPKGAWGKGEEVHTVAHKGFAKKSPAVAKWLKDFKLTEKQLTSLENEIQNAGQGQEQDGVRTWLKKNPGLVDKLAPVPGGGSQRGKDAGKTVNMGYFPWDEAIASTYLWQNMLEDRGYRTTVKQLDPGPLYTGLAQGQLDVQFDSWLPTTHKDYWDRYKDNLSDLGSWYGPTSLELSVPSYVKGIDSLEDLKGQGKKFNGKIIGIESSAGMMGTLNKKVLKAYGLEGEYKVVSSSTSSMLAELNRSIKKKEPVVVTLWSPHWAYGKHDLKKLKDPKGAWGKGEQIHTVAKKDFAKDFPELTGWLKDFKLSEDQLASLEVELQKGGAGKEKESARRWMDANPDVVAKLAPVS